From the genome of Oscillatoria sp. FACHB-1407, one region includes:
- the leuS gene encoding leucine--tRNA ligase — translation MESRYNPAAIEEKWQQIWAEQGLDKADESTDKPKYYALSMFPYPSGNLHMGHVRNYTITDVIARSHRMQGYRVLHPMGWDAFGLPAENAAIDRGIPPAKWTYQNIAQMKAELKRLGLSYDWDREVATCSSDYYHWTQWIFLEFFKAGLAYQKEAAVNWDPIDQTVLANEQVDSQGRSWRSGAIVERRLLRQWFLKITDYAEQLLNDLDQLDGWPERVKLMQANWIGKSTGAQVVFKTEAGDELPVFTTRPDTLWGATFMVLSPEHPLVPKLTTPEQAEAIQAYQAIAASESEIDRTSDDREKTGVWTGSYAINPVNDEKIPIWIADYVLMEYGTGAIMAVPAHDERDFAFARKFNLPIKVVVQPPDQELSAETMTEAYPHEGVMVHSGPLDGVPAGKGEGQSVLTAVKWLEANGKGKGTITYRLRDWLISRQRYWGCPIPVIHCPSCGIVPVPQEDLPVALPEDVDLTGRGASPLTKLEDWLNVPCPSCGTAARRETDTMDTFIDSSWYFLRYTDARNPQQVFDAAKANDWMPVDQYVGGIEHAILHLLYSRFFTKVLRDRGLLTFDEPFKRLLTQGMVQGLTYQNPRTEKWIPSALVDPSDPKDPDTGETLICSYKTMSKSKYNGVAPEEVIKKYGADTARMFILFKAPPEKDLEWDEADVEGQFRFLNRVWRLVTEFAGTSVEPSTGELSKAEKDVRYAINYAIQQITEDLEGEYQFNTAVSELMKLSNALTDANCKRSPIYAEGIKTLLTLLAPFAPHIAEELWHTLGHSDSVHQQTWPTYDPAALVVDEISLVIQILGKTRGTIQVPAQADQQTLEQLARESELAQRYIAGKEIKKVIVVPGKLVNFVIS, via the coding sequence GTGGAGTCGCGTTATAACCCCGCAGCGATCGAGGAAAAGTGGCAGCAAATCTGGGCTGAGCAAGGGCTGGATAAGGCAGACGAGAGCACCGACAAGCCCAAATACTATGCCCTGTCGATGTTCCCTTATCCGTCGGGCAACCTGCATATGGGTCACGTCCGCAACTACACCATCACCGATGTGATTGCCCGATCGCACCGGATGCAGGGCTATCGGGTGTTACATCCGATGGGGTGGGATGCGTTTGGATTGCCTGCGGAGAACGCGGCGATCGATCGGGGCATTCCCCCGGCTAAGTGGACGTATCAGAACATTGCCCAGATGAAGGCTGAGTTGAAGCGGTTGGGCTTGTCCTACGACTGGGATCGAGAGGTGGCAACCTGTTCCTCAGACTATTACCACTGGACGCAGTGGATCTTTTTGGAGTTTTTTAAGGCGGGCTTGGCATACCAAAAAGAAGCCGCAGTGAACTGGGACCCGATTGACCAGACTGTATTGGCAAATGAGCAGGTCGATAGTCAGGGGCGGTCGTGGCGATCGGGGGCGATCGTGGAACGACGGTTGTTGCGGCAATGGTTCCTCAAGATCACCGACTATGCCGAGCAATTGTTGAACGATCTCGACCAACTCGACGGATGGCCTGAGCGGGTAAAGTTGATGCAAGCCAACTGGATTGGCAAATCAACGGGGGCACAGGTGGTCTTCAAAACAGAAGCGGGAGACGAATTGCCCGTCTTTACCACCCGTCCCGATACTCTGTGGGGAGCAACCTTTATGGTGCTCTCACCGGAGCATCCCCTTGTGCCAAAGTTGACGACTCCAGAGCAAGCAGAGGCGATTCAAGCCTATCAAGCGATCGCCGCCAGCGAGAGTGAGATCGATCGAACCTCGGACGATCGCGAAAAAACGGGCGTGTGGACGGGCAGCTATGCCATCAACCCGGTCAATGACGAGAAGATCCCCATCTGGATTGCCGACTATGTGTTGATGGAGTATGGCACAGGGGCAATTATGGCGGTTCCTGCTCACGACGAACGCGACTTTGCGTTTGCCCGCAAGTTTAACCTGCCGATCAAAGTGGTGGTGCAACCCCCTGATCAGGAACTCAGTGCCGAAACGATGACCGAGGCTTATCCCCACGAAGGGGTGATGGTGCATTCGGGACCCTTGGATGGAGTTCCGGCGGGGAAAGGTGAGGGACAAAGTGTCCTGACAGCAGTGAAGTGGTTAGAGGCAAACGGCAAGGGCAAGGGAACCATCACCTACCGCCTGCGCGACTGGTTGATCTCGCGGCAACGCTATTGGGGATGCCCCATTCCAGTGATTCACTGCCCCAGTTGTGGCATTGTGCCTGTTCCTCAAGAAGATTTACCAGTCGCCTTGCCAGAGGATGTCGATCTGACGGGACGGGGAGCCTCTCCCTTAACCAAGCTGGAAGATTGGCTGAATGTGCCCTGTCCCAGTTGTGGCACTGCTGCCCGACGCGAGACAGATACGATGGATACCTTTATTGATTCGTCGTGGTATTTCTTGCGTTACACCGACGCGAGGAACCCTCAGCAGGTCTTTGATGCGGCTAAAGCGAATGACTGGATGCCTGTGGATCAGTATGTCGGGGGCATTGAGCACGCGATTTTGCACTTGCTCTACTCTCGCTTCTTTACTAAAGTGTTGCGCGATCGCGGTTTATTGACCTTTGATGAGCCTTTCAAGCGATTGTTAACTCAAGGCATGGTGCAGGGGTTGACTTATCAAAACCCGCGCACGGAGAAGTGGATTCCCTCTGCTCTGGTTGATCCCAGCGATCCCAAAGATCCTGACACGGGTGAGACATTGATTTGCTCCTACAAAACCATGTCAAAGTCGAAGTACAACGGTGTGGCACCGGAGGAAGTGATCAAGAAGTACGGAGCCGATACGGCGCGGATGTTTATCCTGTTCAAAGCCCCACCTGAAAAGGATCTGGAATGGGATGAAGCAGATGTCGAAGGGCAGTTCCGCTTCTTGAATCGGGTCTGGCGGTTGGTGACGGAGTTTGCTGGAACTTCAGTAGAACCGTCTACAGGTGAGTTGAGCAAAGCGGAGAAAGATGTGCGCTATGCCATTAACTACGCCATTCAACAGATCACGGAAGACCTGGAAGGTGAGTACCAGTTTAATACGGCGGTTTCAGAGTTAATGAAACTGAGTAATGCGCTGACTGATGCGAACTGCAAGCGATCGCCCATTTATGCCGAGGGCATCAAAACGTTGCTGACGTTGTTGGCTCCCTTTGCACCTCACATTGCAGAGGAATTGTGGCATACCTTGGGGCACTCTGACTCAGTGCATCAGCAAACCTGGCCAACCTACGATCCCGCTGCACTCGTTGTGGATGAGATCTCGTTGGTTATTCAGATTCTGGGCAAAACCCGGGGCACGATTCAGGTGCCTGCCCAAGCCGATCAGCAAACTCTGGAACAATTGGCGCGGGAATCTGAATTGGCACAGCGTTATATTGCTGGTAAGGAGATTAAAAAGGTCATTGTTGTACCCGGAAAATTGGTTAACTTTGTGATCAGTTAA
- a CDS encoding sensor histidine kinase, whose product MSVMPVTPYSATAHPDIALPNLTLESTLQDLPLHDFQIDANQPGQQATDIFDANPLLPGIILVEEGSLVGMISRRRFLEQMSRPYGLCLFLNRPLTVLYSFISSEVSVFPGKTLIVAATRQALRRPPEQLYEPVVVQLEPQVYRLLDVYQLLVAQSHIHEMTRQLLYEQTQAQMIQAEKMASLGRMVAGVAHEILNPVNFISGNIRYLSNYSQDLIRLLSTYQSEITNPPQTILDIQEEIELDFVIKDLTQIIDSMRIGAERLKGIASSLRNFSHTNENDLRPVDIRSCIDNTLLILNNRLKNSIVVVKRYGDIPTITCHFGQISQVFMNLISNAIDALTEKAQSQPLAEDFQNLDEPWEPTIIITTEQHVLEDEPATSGDPWVLIKIADNGPGIPEEIQGRIFETFFTTKPVGEGTGLGLAISHQIIVEKHGGKINLQSEEGQGTTFEIWLPLKPSKTI is encoded by the coding sequence ATGTCAGTTATGCCTGTCACCCCTTACTCGGCTACCGCCCATCCCGATATTGCCCTGCCAAATCTGACCTTAGAGTCAACTTTACAGGATCTGCCGCTTCACGATTTCCAGATTGATGCCAATCAACCGGGTCAACAAGCGACTGACATTTTTGATGCAAATCCGCTTTTACCCGGCATTATTCTTGTTGAAGAGGGTAGTCTGGTGGGGATGATTTCGAGACGCCGATTTCTGGAGCAAATGAGTCGCCCCTATGGACTGTGTTTGTTCCTAAATCGACCGCTCACTGTCCTCTATAGTTTTATTTCCTCAGAGGTTTCGGTTTTTCCTGGTAAGACACTTATCGTTGCCGCAACCCGTCAGGCTCTCAGACGACCTCCTGAGCAATTATATGAACCAGTTGTGGTTCAACTTGAGCCACAGGTCTATCGATTGTTAGACGTCTATCAGTTGTTAGTGGCTCAATCTCACATCCATGAGATGACACGGCAATTGTTATACGAACAGACCCAAGCTCAAATGATTCAAGCAGAGAAAATGGCAAGCTTGGGACGTATGGTTGCAGGGGTGGCACACGAGATTTTGAACCCAGTAAATTTCATTTCAGGTAACATTCGATACCTCTCGAATTACAGTCAAGATTTGATCCGTTTGTTATCTACCTATCAATCTGAAATTACTAACCCTCCTCAAACGATTTTGGATATTCAAGAAGAGATTGAGTTGGATTTTGTCATTAAGGATTTAACTCAAATTATCGACAGTATGAGAATCGGCGCAGAGCGACTAAAAGGTATTGCCAGTAGCCTGCGAAACTTTTCTCATACCAATGAAAATGATCTCCGACCAGTTGATATTCGTAGTTGCATTGACAATACTCTGTTAATTCTGAATAATCGCCTTAAAAACAGCATTGTTGTTGTAAAACGCTACGGTGATATTCCAACAATCACCTGTCATTTTGGGCAAATTAGCCAGGTGTTTATGAACCTGATTAGTAACGCGATTGATGCCTTGACGGAAAAGGCTCAAAGCCAACCCCTGGCTGAAGATTTTCAAAATTTAGATGAACCGTGGGAACCCACTATCATAATTACGACGGAGCAGCATGTTCTGGAGGATGAGCCCGCTACAAGTGGTGATCCATGGGTTTTGATTAAGATTGCTGATAACGGTCCGGGCATTCCAGAGGAGATTCAAGGACGGATTTTTGAAACCTTCTTTACGACTAAACCTGTAGGAGAGGGGACAGGACTAGGATTAGCCATTAGCCATCAGATTATTGTGGAAAAACATGGTGGCAAGATCAACTTGCAATCTGAAGAAGGGCAGGGAACCACGTTTGAGATTTGGCTACCGCTCAAACCATCAAAAACTATTTAG
- a CDS encoding SDH family Clp fold serine proteinase, translating to MNFNLFDLFWIFLIISSLQPALQRRQIATRRIQALRDFERQRRSRIILLIHRQESISLLGIPLSRYITIEDSEQVLRAIRLTPPDVPIDLILHTPGGLVLATEQIARALIRHPAKVTVFVPHYAMSGGTMLALAADEIVMDANAVLGPVDPQLGNFPAASIIKVVEDKPIAEVDDETLIMADISRKAIQQVQRFVRTLLKDATPVPKISPEHIEPIIDALTTGRVTHDYPITVEEATELGLPVTVGLPKAIYNLMELYPQPQGGRPSVQYIPMPYQPRPALPEPKGRPIEGT from the coding sequence GTGAACTTCAACCTATTTGATCTGTTCTGGATTTTTCTGATCATTTCGTCACTTCAACCTGCACTGCAACGTCGTCAAATTGCAACCCGTCGCATTCAAGCCCTACGCGATTTTGAACGTCAACGACGCAGTCGCATCATTCTTCTGATCCATCGACAAGAGTCAATCAGTTTGTTAGGCATTCCGCTGTCTCGCTACATCACCATTGAAGACTCAGAACAAGTTCTCAGAGCGATTCGCCTGACACCACCCGATGTACCCATCGACCTGATTTTACACACCCCAGGGGGCTTAGTATTAGCCACTGAGCAGATTGCCCGTGCCCTGATTCGCCATCCTGCCAAAGTCACGGTGTTTGTTCCTCATTACGCCATGAGTGGCGGCACGATGTTGGCGTTAGCGGCTGATGAAATCGTCATGGATGCCAATGCTGTCTTGGGTCCAGTTGATCCACAATTAGGCAATTTTCCAGCAGCGAGTATTATCAAAGTAGTTGAAGATAAGCCGATCGCTGAAGTAGACGATGAAACCCTGATAATGGCGGACATCTCACGTAAAGCCATTCAACAGGTACAGCGATTTGTTAGAACCTTGTTAAAAGACGCGACTCCAGTTCCAAAAATCTCACCGGAACACATCGAACCTATCATTGACGCCCTAACCACTGGTCGAGTCACGCACGACTACCCCATCACCGTTGAAGAAGCGACTGAGCTAGGGTTACCTGTCACAGTGGGCTTACCAAAGGCGATTTACAACCTGATGGAGCTTTATCCTCAACCGCAGGGAGGTCGCCCTTCAGTACAATACATTCCCATGCCTTATCAACCCCGTCCTGCCCTGCCTGAACCTAAAGGCAGACCCATCGAAGGTACGTAA
- a CDS encoding photosystem I reaction center subunit XI, translating to MQAVTRSNDRPSDPRNREVVFPAGDPQNGNLATPINSSNFTRTFINNLPGYRKGITPLRRGLEVGMAHGYWLIGPFVKLGPLRNTEIANLAGLLSAIGLIVISTLAISLYAFSFPPEPEATITTPRPPDALKSSEGWNEYASGFLIGGIGGAAFAYFLLINLDVFKNLLNVGF from the coding sequence ATGCAAGCCGTTACTCGATCAAACGATCGCCCCAGTGATCCTAGAAACCGTGAAGTGGTTTTCCCTGCTGGCGATCCTCAAAATGGAAATTTAGCCACCCCTATCAATTCCTCTAATTTCACTCGCACATTCATCAACAACTTACCCGGTTATCGGAAGGGCATTACTCCTCTGCGGCGCGGTTTAGAAGTTGGAATGGCACATGGCTATTGGTTGATTGGACCATTTGTCAAATTGGGTCCCCTCCGCAATACAGAAATTGCTAATCTGGCAGGTCTCCTGTCAGCAATTGGCTTGATCGTTATTTCAACTCTAGCGATCTCGCTATATGCCTTTAGCTTTCCACCCGAACCTGAAGCAACGATCACTACACCAAGACCTCCCGATGCGCTGAAGTCTTCTGAAGGTTGGAATGAATACGCCAGCGGATTTCTGATTGGTGGTATTGGAGGTGCTGCATTTGCTTACTTCCTTTTGATCAATTTAGATGTGTTCAAAAACTTACTGAACGTTGGTTTTTAA
- a CDS encoding CsbD family protein, giving the protein MSLEDRAKATAKNIEGKAQEARGEVTGDRADKSAGKTKQAGAEVRNAVEDVKDDIKRKLD; this is encoded by the coding sequence ATGAGTTTAGAAGATAGAGCTAAGGCAACTGCCAAAAATATCGAAGGTAAAGCACAAGAAGCTCGCGGTGAAGTCACAGGCGATCGCGCAGACAAATCCGCTGGAAAAACGAAGCAAGCAGGTGCTGAAGTTCGTAACGCAGTAGAAGATGTCAAAGACGATATTAAGCGCAAGCTTGACTAA
- a CDS encoding acetyltransferase: MLLQDKQSGSLVEVLDVADLVNPSTGQIQGRIQAGQEEQDPEDIAKEQLVFPSGEELPRCWVDQNYQRDSKMSA, from the coding sequence ATGCTCTTACAAGATAAGCAAAGCGGAAGCCTGGTAGAAGTCTTAGACGTTGCAGATTTAGTTAACCCATCGACTGGTCAAATTCAAGGTAGAATTCAGGCTGGTCAAGAAGAGCAAGACCCGGAAGATATTGCTAAAGAGCAACTTGTTTTTCCTTCAGGAGAAGAACTTCCTCGTTGTTGGGTTGATCAAAACTATCAACGAGATAGCAAAATGAGTGCTTAA
- a CDS encoding PucR family transcriptional regulator: MLDTSIRFTQLANMVTNKVAELLYAPVLVTNNQGVVITSSQPEQIGLALSWETAERTLANCLRIPLHHETGVGEVIVGKPTNQEPISPRLAQALVELVINQSTTEKQAPNQHELKNQLIDNLLHGRISDEAVILNRAKSLGIDLTPPRAVILIDATDYVSRIDTSDRFVSAIEEERRIQIVINSIVSFFHLPNDTICANLGQGQVCVLKASDTKNLDLWADCNDISKGLGSSWANLTALKRAADALLLRLCSDLGTAINIGIGRYHPGIQGLARSYEDARAALSLGSRFLGQNRVHCLGELGIAAFIGVADESTKVDLAKFLLSPLDHEPELLTTLDMFFSESCCPSATAKRLSIHRNTLSYRLDKIVSLTGLEPRRFDDAVQMRLALLLRSLQSTLSN, from the coding sequence ATGTTAGACACATCGATTCGCTTTACACAACTCGCTAATATGGTGACTAACAAGGTAGCTGAGCTTTTGTATGCTCCTGTTTTGGTAACGAATAATCAAGGAGTTGTCATTACCAGCAGTCAACCGGAGCAGATTGGATTGGCTTTAAGTTGGGAAACTGCCGAAAGAACGTTAGCCAATTGTTTGAGAATTCCTCTGCATCACGAGACTGGGGTGGGTGAGGTCATTGTGGGAAAACCCACCAATCAGGAACCCATTTCTCCGCGTCTTGCCCAAGCACTCGTGGAGTTGGTCATTAACCAGAGCACCACTGAAAAACAAGCTCCCAACCAGCATGAGTTAAAAAATCAACTGATTGACAATTTGCTGCATGGTCGTATCTCAGATGAAGCAGTTATTCTCAATCGAGCTAAATCTTTAGGGATTGATTTGACCCCACCAAGAGCAGTCATTTTGATTGATGCGACGGATTATGTTTCCAGAATAGATACTTCAGATCGATTTGTCAGTGCGATCGAAGAAGAGCGTCGTATTCAAATTGTGATTAATAGTATTGTCAGTTTTTTCCATTTGCCGAATGATACAATCTGCGCCAATTTAGGTCAGGGACAGGTGTGCGTTCTCAAGGCGAGTGATACTAAGAACTTAGATTTGTGGGCAGATTGCAACGATATTTCTAAGGGACTGGGGTCATCCTGGGCTAACTTAACAGCCCTTAAACGCGCGGCAGATGCTTTACTGTTGAGGCTGTGTAGCGATTTAGGGACAGCCATTAATATTGGCATTGGTCGTTATCATCCCGGCATTCAGGGACTAGCCCGTTCCTATGAAGATGCTCGTGCTGCTCTCTCGTTAGGAAGCCGTTTTCTGGGGCAAAACCGAGTGCATTGTCTAGGAGAGTTGGGCATTGCAGCGTTTATTGGTGTAGCGGATGAAAGCACTAAAGTTGATCTGGCAAAGTTTTTGTTAAGTCCGCTTGATCATGAGCCTGAGTTGTTAACCACTTTGGATATGTTTTTTAGTGAAAGTTGTTGCCCTTCAGCAACTGCAAAACGGTTATCAATTCACCGCAATACTCTGAGTTATCGATTGGATAAAATTGTCTCTTTGACAGGGTTAGAACCTCGTCGTTTTGATGATGCAGTGCAGATGCGTCTGGCGTTGTTGTTGCGATCGCTCCAATCGACTCTCTCCAATTAA
- a CDS encoding DUF6658 family protein translates to MSRLVSFFKSLKLRQIVSIVVVGVALLFSTACNNGNLQGARPEVPPVQMGGNNNPHSMGGDGYTEYKMSTDPQVKPSGSNLRSSLFDFNQLVASNSTDIKSNASDILYPGSSTSSTTKPDIGPRGAALEPEPIRGERQRVINRSNPDEQILEKIGQQFEDSSEFLKENFDFTLEQAGEDRDINAAK, encoded by the coding sequence TCATTTTTTAAGAGTTTAAAATTGCGGCAGATTGTTTCCATTGTTGTTGTTGGAGTCGCCCTGCTTTTTAGCACTGCTTGTAACAATGGCAATCTTCAAGGTGCTCGCCCAGAAGTTCCCCCGGTTCAAATGGGTGGTAACAACAACCCCCACTCTATGGGTGGTGATGGCTATACCGAATACAAGATGTCAACCGATCCTCAAGTCAAGCCCTCTGGTAGCAACTTGAGAAGCAGTCTTTTTGACTTCAATCAATTGGTAGCTAGCAATAGCACCGATATTAAAAGCAATGCATCTGACATACTGTATCCAGGTTCCAGCACAAGTAGCACCACAAAACCTGATATTGGTCCCAGAGGGGCAGCACTTGAGCCAGAACCTATTCGTGGCGAGCGTCAACGGGTCATTAACCGCAGTAATCCTGACGAACAGATTCTCGAAAAGATTGGACAGCAATTTGAAGATTCCTCTGAGTTCCTTAAAGAAAACTTTGACTTTACGTTAGAGCAAGCAGGTGAAGATAGAGATATTAACGCTGCTAAATAA